Proteins from one Ananas comosus cultivar F153 linkage group 5, ASM154086v1, whole genome shotgun sequence genomic window:
- the LOC109710960 gene encoding horcolin-like isoform X3, whose amino-acid sequence MLMKMGPCGGDGGSQKDMDIRGVTRIAKVMVRSGHTIDAVSILYERNGNLEWSSQWGGRGGSINEINLARNEYLTSVVGHYGYYKKDFVIRSLTFFSNLHTYGPYGRQEGIAFALPSARGKIVGFHARSGLFLDAIGTYVKID is encoded by the exons ATG CTGATGAAGATGGGGCCTTGTGGTGGGGACGGAGGCAGTCAAAAGGACATGGACATAAGGGGGGTGACACGCATAGCGAAGGTAATGGTCCGCAGCGGGCACACCATCGACGCCGTGTCGATCTTATACGAGCGCAATGGTAACCTTGAGTGGAGTTCCCAGTGGGGGGGCCGCGGCGGCAGCATCAATGAG ATTAATCTCGCACGGAATGAATATCTTACTTCTGTCGTGGGACACTATGGTTACTACAAGAAAGATTTCGTGATAAGATCACTTACTTTTTTTAGCAACCTCCACACTTACGGACCCTACGGTCGTCAAGAAGGGATCGCCTTCGCTCTTCCGTCAGCAAGGGGTAAAATTGTCGGTTTTCATGCAAGATCTGGTCTATTTCTTGATGCAATTGGCACTTATGTCAAGATTGACTAG
- the LOC109710960 gene encoding horcolin-like isoform X1 codes for MKKWLHNLMKMGPCGGDGGSQKDMDIRGVTRIAKVMVRSGHTIDAVSILYERNGNLEWSSQWGGRGGSINEINLARNEYLTSVVGHYGYYKKDFVIRSLTFFSNLHTYGPYGRQEGIAFALPSARGKIVGFHARSGLFLDAIGTYVKID; via the exons ATGAAGAAATGGCTTCACAAT CTGATGAAGATGGGGCCTTGTGGTGGGGACGGAGGCAGTCAAAAGGACATGGACATAAGGGGGGTGACACGCATAGCGAAGGTAATGGTCCGCAGCGGGCACACCATCGACGCCGTGTCGATCTTATACGAGCGCAATGGTAACCTTGAGTGGAGTTCCCAGTGGGGGGGCCGCGGCGGCAGCATCAATGAG ATTAATCTCGCACGGAATGAATATCTTACTTCTGTCGTGGGACACTATGGTTACTACAAGAAAGATTTCGTGATAAGATCACTTACTTTTTTTAGCAACCTCCACACTTACGGACCCTACGGTCGTCAAGAAGGGATCGCCTTCGCTCTTCCGTCAGCAAGGGGTAAAATTGTCGGTTTTCATGCAAGATCTGGTCTATTTCTTGATGCAATTGGCACTTATGTCAAGATTGACTAG
- the LOC109710960 gene encoding horcolin-like isoform X2: MQLMKMGPCGGDGGSQKDMDIRGVTRIAKVMVRSGHTIDAVSILYERNGNLEWSSQWGGRGGSINEINLARNEYLTSVVGHYGYYKKDFVIRSLTFFSNLHTYGPYGRQEGIAFALPSARGKIVGFHARSGLFLDAIGTYVKID; the protein is encoded by the exons ATGCAGCTGATGAAGATGGGGCCTTGTGGTGGGGACGGAGGCAGTCAAAAGGACATGGACATAAGGGGGGTGACACGCATAGCGAAGGTAATGGTCCGCAGCGGGCACACCATCGACGCCGTGTCGATCTTATACGAGCGCAATGGTAACCTTGAGTGGAGTTCCCAGTGGGGGGGCCGCGGCGGCAGCATCAATGAG ATTAATCTCGCACGGAATGAATATCTTACTTCTGTCGTGGGACACTATGGTTACTACAAGAAAGATTTCGTGATAAGATCACTTACTTTTTTTAGCAACCTCCACACTTACGGACCCTACGGTCGTCAAGAAGGGATCGCCTTCGCTCTTCCGTCAGCAAGGGGTAAAATTGTCGGTTTTCATGCAAGATCTGGTCTATTTCTTGATGCAATTGGCACTTATGTCAAGATTGACTAG
- the LOC109709837 gene encoding jacalin-related lectin 3-like isoform X1, with protein MLIKMGPCGGSGGSQRDMNMTGVTRIVKIVVRSGRTIDAVSFSYERSGELEWSPQLGGSGGSINEINFARNEYLTSVMGYYGYYKKCLVVRSLTFVSNLQTYGPYGRVDSNLQTYGPYGCQDGILFALPSTSGKIIGFHARSGVYLDAIGTYVWID; from the exons ATG CTGATAAAGATGGGGCCTTGTGGCGGGAGCGGAGGCAGTCAAAGGGACATGAACATGACGGGGGTGACGCGTATAGTGAAGATAGTGGTCCGCAGCGGACGTACCATCGACGCCGTTTCGTTCTCATACGAGCGCAGCGGTGAACTTGAGTGGAGTCCCCAGTTGGGGGGCAGCGGCGGCAGCATCAATGAG ATTAATTTTGCACGGAATGAATATCTTACTTCTGTTATGGGATACTATGGTTACTACAAGAAATGTTTAGTGGTGAGATCACTTACTTTTGTTAGCAACCTCCAAACTTACGGACCGTACGGCCGTGTAGATAGCAACCTCCAAACTTACGGACCCTACGGTTGTCAAGACGGAATTTTGTTCGCTCTTCCTTCAACAAGTGGTAAAATTATCGGTTTCCATGCAAGATCTGGTGTATATCTTGATGCGATTGGCACTTATGTCTGGATTGACTAG